A region of Candidatus Margulisiibacteriota bacterium DNA encodes the following proteins:
- a CDS encoding homospermidine synthase: protein MKKKFCGKILVIGCGGVSQCLLPMLVKHLDMPTEKIVIMDMVDNRSLVKGVLDAGAKYVIDKITKNNLQQKLSSYVGKGDMIIDLAWNIDCNEILEWCHDNDVRYVNTSVEQWDPYTDAENTHPVDRTLYVRHMKLRKMLSAWKEKGPSAVIDHGANPGLVSHFTKDALEDIAKKIISEKPKDSRVPELIKHLAAKNFNKIAQLTGVKVIHISERDTQIVDKPKGVNEFVNTWSIEGFYEEGIAPAEMGWGTHERSLPRGAHVHTHGPCNQICIAQMGMKTKVRSWVPCGEIVGMVIRHGEAFTISDYLTVWNDRKPEYRPTVHYAYCPSDGAVLSLHELEMRQFKMQDKLRILEDEIISGHEELGVLLMGHDFKCWWTGSILDINETRKLVPNQNSTTLQVACSVLAAMYWMIDNPYEGVNVPDDLPHKEILAVAKPYLGSYVSRPSDWDPLQNRQDLDLYSKFNKGVPMYTEDDRWQFTTFQIS, encoded by the coding sequence ATGAAAAAGAAGTTTTGCGGAAAAATTCTGGTAATTGGCTGCGGGGGAGTCTCCCAATGTCTATTGCCGATGTTGGTTAAACATCTGGATATGCCAACAGAAAAAATTGTTATTATGGATATGGTTGATAACCGTTCGCTGGTCAAGGGTGTTCTTGATGCCGGAGCCAAATACGTTATAGACAAAATAACCAAAAATAACTTACAGCAAAAATTATCTTCATATGTTGGCAAAGGCGATATGATAATTGATCTTGCCTGGAATATTGACTGTAACGAAATACTTGAGTGGTGTCATGATAACGATGTCCGCTATGTAAATACCTCTGTTGAGCAATGGGACCCCTATACCGATGCTGAAAATACACATCCTGTAGACCGCACGCTGTATGTGCGCCATATGAAATTACGCAAAATGCTTTCTGCCTGGAAAGAAAAAGGGCCTTCAGCAGTTATCGACCATGGAGCGAACCCTGGATTGGTTTCTCACTTTACTAAAGACGCGCTGGAAGATATCGCGAAAAAAATTATCAGTGAAAAACCAAAAGATTCACGCGTTCCGGAATTAATAAAGCACCTCGCTGCAAAGAATTTTAACAAAATAGCTCAGCTGACCGGAGTCAAGGTTATCCATATCAGTGAGCGAGATACCCAAATAGTAGATAAACCAAAAGGAGTAAATGAATTCGTTAATACCTGGAGTATTGAAGGGTTCTATGAAGAAGGTATCGCTCCGGCCGAAATGGGCTGGGGAACGCATGAGCGCTCACTGCCCAGAGGGGCACATGTTCATACGCATGGACCTTGTAATCAGATTTGTATTGCACAAATGGGCATGAAAACCAAGGTTCGCTCGTGGGTGCCCTGTGGTGAAATTGTTGGTATGGTTATCCGCCATGGAGAAGCCTTTACTATTTCCGATTATTTAACCGTATGGAATGACAGGAAACCAGAATATCGACCGACGGTACATTACGCTTACTGCCCAAGTGACGGGGCAGTTCTCTCTTTACACGAGTTGGAAATGCGCCAGTTTAAAATGCAGGATAAACTGCGTATATTAGAAGATGAGATTATCAGTGGACATGAAGAGCTTGGCGTGCTATTAATGGGGCACGATTTTAAATGCTGGTGGACTGGCAGTATTCTAGATATAAATGAAACCCGCAAATTAGTTCCTAACCAAAACTCTACTACGTTGCAGGTTGCGTGTTCGGTTCTGGCTGCAATGTATTGGATGATTGATAACCCTTATGAAGGGGTGAACGTTCCGGATGATTTGCCGCATAAAGAAATTTTGGCTGTAGCGAAGCCTTATCTGGGATCATATGTATCTCGTCCATCTGATTGGGACCCATTACAGAATCGACAGGATTTGGACCTTTATAGTAAATTTAATAAGGGTGTACCAATGTATACTGAAGATGATAGATGGCAATTTACAACGTTTCAGATTTCATAA
- a CDS encoding type III PLP-dependent enzyme — MAKALQTNQNIEALIRKMVKEHGSPLMIIQRSALTQQYNLFKKCLPDVAPFYAIKSNPHPDIIKTFVDLGAGVDVASGTEIEWVLNAGASPEKILFANTIKSEKDLRFAYKNNITMMTFDNEPELYKIAKFAPRSKVILRIKVANVGSVVELSRKFGADPDQARFLIKKAKNLGLVPEGISFHVGSQCANISNYMNALVEAHSIFTDMESQGITLRMLDIGGGFPIKHFENENIPSFEGMASRLRREMRKLFSKMKHVYFIAEPGRFFSGPAGILATQVVGRAFRDNKNYYYINDGVYQDFSGIIFDHCQYEFKAIKRGQKFLSTIAGPTCDSLDVLSLNEELPELDVDNIVYVKNIGAYSCASAVPAFNGFSPAKIVII; from the coding sequence GTGGCTAAAGCTCTCCAAACTAATCAAAACATAGAAGCATTAATTCGCAAAATGGTGAAAGAACATGGTTCGCCTTTGATGATTATCCAACGTAGTGCTCTTACGCAACAGTATAACCTGTTCAAGAAATGCCTGCCTGATGTTGCGCCTTTTTATGCTATTAAATCAAATCCTCATCCTGATATTATAAAGACCTTTGTAGATCTGGGCGCTGGAGTTGATGTGGCTTCGGGAACCGAAATTGAATGGGTCTTGAATGCCGGCGCTTCACCAGAAAAAATTCTTTTTGCCAATACCATAAAGTCTGAAAAAGACTTGCGTTTTGCATATAAAAATAATATTACGATGATGACCTTTGATAATGAGCCGGAACTCTATAAAATTGCCAAATTTGCTCCGCGTTCCAAAGTAATCTTGCGTATTAAAGTTGCCAATGTCGGGAGCGTAGTGGAGCTTTCCCGTAAATTCGGGGCCGACCCTGACCAAGCCAGGTTTTTGATCAAAAAGGCTAAGAATCTTGGACTGGTCCCTGAAGGCATCAGTTTTCATGTCGGTTCTCAGTGTGCCAATATTAGCAATTATATGAATGCGCTCGTAGAAGCTCACTCAATATTCACTGATATGGAAAGCCAAGGGATTACGCTACGTATGCTTGATATCGGCGGCGGGTTCCCTATTAAGCATTTTGAAAACGAGAATATCCCCTCATTTGAAGGGATGGCTTCGCGATTAAGACGTGAAATGCGCAAGCTATTCAGTAAAATGAAGCATGTCTATTTTATTGCTGAACCAGGCCGGTTCTTTTCTGGCCCTGCCGGTATACTGGCAACCCAGGTGGTTGGCCGGGCTTTTCGAGATAATAAGAATTATTACTATATTAATGACGGAGTTTATCAAGATTTTTCCGGTATTATTTTTGATCACTGCCAGTACGAGTTCAAGGCGATAAAACGAGGCCAAAAGTTCTTGAGCACGATTGCCGGACCAACTTGTGACTCACTGGATGTCTTGTCGTTAAATGAAGAATTGCCTGAGCTGGATGTTGATAACATTGTCTACGTTAAAAATATCGGTGCTTATTCCTGTGCCAGTGCTGTTCCGGCTTTTAATGGGTTTTCACCGGCAAAAATCGTAATTATTTAA